ataaagaagtgataattttttgcatccatttggataaaaaaaacctaaGTACAAATAATTGTATAAAACAAGAATGGCCCAAAACATTCGTTCTAAAAGTGAATGGAAATATTATCGAAAAGGTATTTGAACCTTCATGGGAACACAAAAGGAGAGATAGCCCTTTAAAAATTACGCACACGTTAAAGACAGGACATAACAACATTGACATCAGTATGACGAATTACGAAACACCGAAATTATTTGTTGtagcttttttattatgcaaAGTAGAAACGGAGCAAAATATTATCCAACATGTTATATCCAAAAGTGAATTAAACTTTAAAGAATCCAAAGAAAGAATAATTACCATTTTGACTACTAAGcatgacgatgatgaagtTATGTGTATGGAGATTAACAGAAGAATTAGTCTCAACTGTCCTTTCGCCTTAGACAGAATTGAGATACCTTGTAGAGGCATCAAATGTTGCCACATACAATGCTTTGATTTGAAATCCTTCATTgatgtcacaaaaaaaaccaaagctTTTAACAATAGGTGGAAATGTCCCATTTGTTCTTTGTTCCTGCGGCCGAAGGATTTAATTGTAGATATGTTCATTACGTACATATTGACGCAGGTGCCAAAAGATATTAAAGAAGTTGAGTTGAGTAAAAGtggagaaataatttttaatcaaaACACTGTCGAGGGGAAGGTCGTCAAACAGATTGACGACATGGACACGGCTACTCTGCAGAAGAGCAGGGTGGAGATTAAGACGGAGACCAGCATGGGTAAGTCAGAATTCTAGTGGAACATGGAAGGGGGGAATCTACCCGTTTGTTTACCGCTACTATGCTGAACTACACGTGGAGCAATTCAGcagtggaaattttttcgaaCCCTGCACCTTCCTTAAGCGTTTTCAACCttcgtccccttttttctgcagATAACATTAAAGAATATCAACCGGTTAAGGACAACAACACATtcagcaaaaatgaagtcatCATAGTCGATTCAGATCCCGAAGATAACGACGCGAGCACTACTCCGCAAAATGTTAACCTGCAAAAGAATAGCAATTTTGTACAAGGTATTACCccttaagaaaaaaaaaaaaataataaaataaacaaaaaaacaaacagtaGTCCATATCGATAGAGTATCCATAGTTGACGTACCAGTTTAACAACCGCAGATTAATTAAACGCACGTATGCATACAAATTTATGaggaaaaaacttttatCGTTATTTGCAATgctcatttcttttttttttttttttttcttctttacttcttcccttcgttccctccttcctcctttccCTCCTTCCTTCTCTCCTCTCCCTTCCCTCCATGTTGACCGCAAAATGCATCTCGTTCAAtgcaatttctttttagagttttaaaatttattagaGCATTATCAATAAAGACACAAAATGTTGTATGAGATTTTCatgaaaaatgaggaagatcGTTTGCATGTGTACCCTTGCATGTGGGCGAAGGCGTGGCTCCATATGTGCGAGCCTGCCCCTGCGCGTACGTATACctatacatgtacatttaaTGTGCGTCCGTGTACTTTACctgcatacatatacacacttCACCCATATTGTGCGTACGTCCATGGGTGCATGCCTACACACGTGCCTGCGTGCTGTAAGGTGGAGGAAAGGAACACGTCGAGGGGAACCAGAAAAAAGGCGCAGCGAAAAAGTGCATATTCACACGGGCGTGATGTGGAAAGCGTCGACGAAtggaagaaagagaaagacCAAACGAATGAGCACACGAATTCACAAACGAATGTTCCAGCGCGAAAGAGActtgcaacaaaaaaagaaaaaataataataaaccCAACCAGCTGTGAATTTCGTCCGTTAGAAATACAAATTTTCACCCCATTCTgcacgttaaaaaaaaaaaaaaaaaaaaaaagacgccaggaaaaggaagcagtCCCAAAGCTTTGCCCACCGTTCTTCGCCCCACTTACGTGTATANNNNNNNNNNNNNNNNNNNNNNNNNNNNNNNNNNNNNNNNNNNNNNNNNNNNNNNNNNNNNNNNNNNNNNNNNNNNNNNNNNNNNNNNNNNNNNNNNNNNNNNNNNNNNNNNNNNNNNNNNNNNNNNNNNNNNNNNNNNNNNNNNNNNNNNNNNNNNNNNNNNNNNNNNNNNNNNNNNNNNNNNNNNNNNNNNNNNNNNNNNNNNNNNNNNNNNNNNNNNNNNNNNNNNNNNNNNNNNNNCCCTCTTTCGCAAAACCGCTGCAGGCCAACAAGAAGTCATATGCATCTCAGACAGtgatgaagaggaaaattttaatttggcGCCAAACAACAGGgacaagaaaataaaaaaaaaacacctttttgattgaaatgaaaaattttgaaaacaGCAAATGTGTAAATGATTTCTttataagaaatatgaagaacttggaaaagaaaaacattgTCCCCAATTCGCATATGCTATTTAATGACATGGTTTTAGATGTACTAAAtgatattaacaaaattcaTGTAAATGATAACTTATCATCCTGTAATGTGCAGAATTTTGATGCtatgcaaaaagaaaaaattgcggaACTCAATCGCAGTTTTAATGAAATTGCCAGTGACCCTCTTTTGAGTTATTATAATAAGCCCAATTTGTTATCCAAAGATTTATATTTCCTCAACACTAGTTTGGATGCCCTTGGTATGAAGCCGATTAGAGATATATCCAGTTTTGCCGATTCGATGTATCACGTGGATCCCATCGATCATGCGGACGATGCAGAGAAAAACGATTTGCACATGTTAGAGTTGGCCAAAAATGGGCTTTCCACAGATCCTTGTGAGGAGGAGGTGAAGAATCGTGTCGATGATGATGGCGGGGGAAGGAGCAACGCGGAGGATGTGGGTGATAAGGGGGTCCAAACGGGTGCAAAGAAGGACACCACGAATGGTGAGGATGGTGAGGATGTCCCGACACACAGCAAACATGATAGCAGTACCCCCATCGGCGTTGAACACCAACTGTCTCGTGACAATTCAAGTGTTAACGAAACGAACCCTACAGTATGCGAAGATAAGAACATCCCTTCTGTCTTGAATGAGATCAACAGTGAGGACAAAAGCAAAGGCAACCTTTGCCTCAAATTTGAAGATAATAAATCCCTCTTTGATGAGAACAAATTGTTAACGAACGAGATAGCCACGCTGAACGGCCAGCTGAACGGCCAGCTGAACGGCCAGCTGAACGGCCAGCTGAACAGCCAACTGAATGGCCAGCTGAACGGCCAGCTGAACGGCCAGCTAAACAGCCAGCTAAACGACCAGCTGAACAGCCAACTGCTCATTCTGCTTCAGGAGCAGAACAGCCCGAGTAGCCACAACACGCAGATAAGTTCAGACACTCAAagcagaagcaaaaaaaaaaacaaaagaaaaaaaagaagcaacacattagaaaatttaaggaagtacGACAGCATGTGCAGTAATTTTAACCTGTCCCTAACCAATTACAAAAACAAACGTGACAGGGCTAAGCAGTTAAAAGATATCAGTAACGGCAAGAACGGATCCAGCCACAAGTATTGCAGCTTTAGCAGCATCCACATGATGAATAAAACGGATAGATGTGTGAATGGTGGAAGacactcaaaaaaaattaacaaaaaaaatgataattttaaagaaaaaaaacaacgaaagaaaaaaagtaagaaatGATCAACATCCATGCGACGTTTCCATCGACTGTGCGAACGAATGAACCATCCGTGTGAAGGCGAGCCGAGGAAGCAATTTTGGACAATCACCAACACTAgtccaagggggggaaatggaACAGAACGTGCCCCCACCAGGcgttatacatatgtgtacagtTTAAAGGAGTCGGACTCGGTGAGGTCATGGCGAGGAGAGTCCAGCAGCACCGGCATGGCAACACCGACATGGCAACACCGACATGGCAACACCGACATGGCAACACCGACATGGCAACACCGACATGGCAACACCGACATGGCAACACCGGCAAGGCAACGTTTATCCTTTTgataagaaagaaaaaccCGCACAGCATAAATTCAAACCAATAGATGAATTACGCaaacgaatttttttgtgaacctGTTAACTTTTCACCACGGCGTAAAAATTACGTAACTGTGGAGGGATTAACCCAAAGTCGGCACCACACCACCCGTTTATGGATATACATAGTCGCAAAAGGAACTGTGATGACATGGAAGTGTCTCCGATTTAGGACTCCATTGAGATATGTACCAAACTGTGCAAGTCCCCCGAACTTGCGCCTAGCCATACGGGTCTGCATAGATTTATTGGAGTCCCCACTCGTACACAAAAATTAGCCACCAAGAATGAGAAACTTTAACTCTGTacgaataaaatatatatgccttGTGCACCTGTGCGTCCGCACATGCCGAGGGTGTGTGTAATTATGTTTGTGTGCACGTGTGTATGCTTgaacatatgtgcacatgttttttttttttgttattaaaatgtagaaaatgaaaagatgcCCCACTTGTCATGTTAAAAGTGGGGACCCAAAATACGGACCATTTTCGGCGCTCGCGaaagttgtattttttcattttcatttttcacctttCATTTGATTCACTTTTTCAATAGGGactctgcttctccccagtGTGTGCAATGTGTTCCTTTACCTGTACATATGTGAAGGAGCACTTATGCATGTGAGAGTAGCGTGTCCTAAGCTTTTATGCGGATTAATGGGAACACCGCGAAGCCGTGTTTCTCCGTTTGCTGCTTACCcgaatttatttcattttccccggaatgttttaaaattattctttgtactttttaaaatataattaaatttttacagtATAATGTTAACGTTTTCtattttcccttccccctctttctccccttttttttttgttatttttgtacataacTAGTTGTACTTATGAAGaaattttgaatattattaattaccCCCTAAAGTAGAAGATGtttaaatgtatacaaaaatgtacatgtgtgtTCTGTGCGTATCCATCCGCTCATGTGCTGTACGTACAGCCAACGGGAAGGAATAAATCAGCATAGTAGAGCATATCATCTCCCACACCCCAATTTCTGGACAGGCATTTTTCCGGTGTGAATTTTTGCGATccaccttttttgccttttttgcttgccttttttgctttccttttttcctttttacccttttgcTTCTACACTTCACCGCTTCTACGTTAAAAGGGAATCTCTATCAAACTCGGCAAAGTTAACATTTTCTTCTGATCAGTTGTGTTCGATGAGGACGGGAAGCACGCGCAATGTTTGTCCCGCCTTCGTTAAGTAGCTGCCGTCGTGCTGGACACACTGCCTTTTTCCAcgacttttttaaaacacgGTTGAGAGCAGCCACAACAGGGTTGCATTGTACAGATTGGCACACAAAAGGTTGAGTCTCCCTTTCGACAAAGAAGTGCGTGTTCTCAAATTATCGTTAACCGGTTTGTGAAGCCTACTGCGGGCAGAGGGGAATAATCCTCGGAAGGGTCGAAAATtggcccctccccccccaagcGTAGGCAAGCAAACTATTAGCCTCACCTTGGTATCTTCTGTCTATTTCATGGGTgtataaaaaagagaagaaaggCTTACCCTAAcccttttttccaaagcCTCACTTACATTTTGAGGACCCATTTTGTGAtgtgcaccaaaaaaaaagaaaaaaataagtaaactGTTTAACGCTTTATATGCGACTCGACTAATTGGGGCCTACTCCCAGCGCAGCAGTGCAAAAGTGGAACATGTCCCCATCAGCTTAAACAAAGAAACAAATGAacggaacgaaaaaaaacggaggcGAAATAAACAAACGTGGAAAAACAGACTTAAAGTTGCacagaatgaaaaaaaaaatatatgcttcctccaatgtgcatatatgtactagTGAGATGTCCCCGTCTACCCCGgctgccaaaaaaaagaaaaaattcagttAATTTCCCACCTCTCCTCTCCATTGGACCGCTCACCACGTGTTCATTTATCCATGTAGTTGGTTGGCCCTCCTTTTGCCTTTCTCTCCCGCAGTTTTAACAACGTTTCATAGTCGATCGTCTTAGGGTCATAGTCCTCCTCATAGTTCTTGTCCTCTATGACGTAGAGCTTCACGTCTTTGTCGTTTATGTAGATTGTTTTGTAGTACCAGAAGTTGAGCTTCCTGAAATTTGAAAGGAAGAGGGTGTGTgttcgtgtgtgtgtgtatgcgtGTGTTCGTGTgtagggggaggggggagttTTCCGCGTGGGAAGTCCTCATCAGTTCGCAATAAAAGGTTCCCCAAATGTCATACGCAAAGGGGCGCGGTAAAATGATTTGGTCGATCTCGCGGGGTGAAGCTGTCGGTGTCTCCCTCTTGCTAAACCGCTCAGGCGGAGAGCACAACTTACGCCTGCGGCTCGTGGTCCAGGAAGAAGGTCTTGAACTGCTGCGAGCAGATAATTTCTCCAGGAATTCCGTTAGACTCTATTTTGTTAGCTATCAGGACATCCAGACCCCACATGTCGTACCTGATTCTGACCGACCCGATGATGCCCCCCACGCAGGATCCGTAGTGCAAACCGATTCTCATATTAAAATCATGCTTGTTAAACTGAATTTTTATGGTATTAATATTATGTAGAATCAATTTAGCTAGCTTAAAAATGTTTAGTATTCCATCGACAGCTTCACGCTCATCTGTGACGGAGGAGTTTGGTTGGCTAGTAGCAACATAGGCATCTCCAATGGTGAACAGTTTGTACAATCCCAACTTTATAGTATCCTTATCTATCTTAGATatcaatttttgtaataattttagGACATCCTTAGGAGGAACCGTTTTGCTCCACTTTGTAAACCCTACAATGTcggcaaataaaaatgcgaTTTTTTCATGACTATAAGTTAACTGtaaattatcattttggTACTCTTCCAAAACTTGTCTCGGTAAAATCCTAGTTAAAAAATCATGCGATGTTTTCTCCATCCggtttcttctcctcttaACTAAAAATTGTGTCCTGTCTAAATATTCAGTGtaccaaaaatataaaatgttgATAAAAAGAATCAGAAGGATACTACAACATATTCTTATTTCacataaatgtattttaaataattttgaaaaggaataaatcaggaaaacgaaaaaaaaaacaaaaaaaaacttatgtTTAAATAACATATTCTTAATAAATATCAACTGCATGCAAATGATCAACTCAGTTGCATCtttcatgaaaaataaagatcTGTCACTAGAATTCCCAACAAGATTACTATAATGGATACACGACAGGTCCATAATGATAATGCACCAtgaagaaaggaaaatattcaaaataaaaacagtcCACATCATCTTGCTAGAATTCTTTTTGTATTCCTTTAACTTAATCTTTAATAACAACCATATGAATgttattatgaataaatatatacacctTATTAGCCAAATTATTACAATAAAATCGTTTCCCTTCAGTTTGTGTTCATAGTAGGATAACTCTATCACATTACACAAGCTCAGGATCATTTCGgatatgataaatattattattagcTTCTTCGTCAAAtcaatattaattatttctctGTAGTACCCTTGTGTGTATTCTTCCTCTAGCTCTTCATCACTAAATTTGTAATAAAATCTGTTAAAattgctcactttttttttccctacttGAAGTGTAGATGTCAGTTTTTTTAGAAgcttatttttgttatagtTATCAAATTTGTGGGCAAAGTTTGCGTTTTTGTTGCTCACAGTTGTGCTTGTCTTGATCAGTTCTTCGCTTCCTTGAGGACCCCTTCTGTGCAGGGTCGCTTCTCCTCTAGTCAACTCCTGGGGATGTGTATTCCGAGGCGAATGCGACAGAAGAGGCGGACTCCCCCGCTCGCTCATGTCCATGCTCTTAAAGTACCTTTTAAACGCCTGATTCACCTTCGTTAAGACgcctttcttctttttgatCGCTGGGCTGTACGTGAAGAAGTACTCCTTCTTTGCGCAACTGTGCGGTCCCCCGTTCGGACCGCTGTTCGTCTCGTTCGACTTCAAAGCGCAGGAGCTCTCTCCCCCGAAGCCCCCCGAGCTCAAGCTCCTTTCATCCTTCAAGCTGTAaaagcttatttttttctgcaccatttttttcttctgcagTTTTGATTTTTCAACTTTTGCACTCTCCGCAGTAGAGTTTGGCCCTCCTGGGGGGGCCCCCTTATGCGCATTGTCTTCGCCTCCAAATCCGATCTCAGCAGCGGAGGATTCTACACAGTCTGTCTGCTTCACCCTGTCAAAATTTACCTCTTTCTTTTTGAGCAAATCGTTTTCAGCTAACTTTCTTGGGCGGCTCTCCTGATCCCCACGCTGCTTCATCcgtgttccatttttgctcgattttttttttctttttgtgcgTTCTTCCTTCTCGAGTGTGGGTAGGTTGCTCCCCATGGCGGCGCCGAGGAGCACTCCCTCCCGTAGGAATCTATGCCTCTTTCTTTTATGGACCTGTCTATTTTGCGTAACGTCCCCACCACTGGACGCAGCACTTCTTCTCCTGTGCTTCTGGCAGCCCGTTCTGTCTTTCTCCTGTTCGTCACCGCTCATCGGGACCATTCGTTCCaagttttcccttttcacattttttacgcccTTCCATTTGTCTGCCTCACGAAAGGGGTCATCCCTCTTTGTGAGCAAACAGCTCCTGGCTCGTCTCGGCAGGGAGGCATTATGAGTATAATCCCTTCCcagttcctcctcctcccccctgctgctgctcctcgaATGAGGGAAACCATTCTGAACGTCTTCACAAAAAGGGTCATTGCAAACATTGGAAGCCATGTCTTCCTCCTTCCTTTCTGCTTGGTGCTTCCAGtgacgaaaaaattgtttacgCGTCCCGCTTTGGGATCCACCATTTTGTACATCATCGTATGGGAGTTCCCCCTTTGAGctcaatttttctttttttttttttttccttttgttgctttattttttgggaAAAGGAATCCCTGCCTCGGAATGTGCTGAATATCCCCTTGGAGgatattcttctttttcctgtATATTTTGGTAAACAGATCGTCAAAATTTATGTACCCTTTACTCTGCCTtaatttctcatcatacaaaTAGAACTCCGATTCTGTGGAGTATTCCCAATTGGATGAGAAGCTTCCATTGACAAAATTGTAGGACACTCCCTCTTCGTGTGTGACTTTCCGTCTACTCGCTTGTTCCTCcctctttccctttctcttcctctcctcctttttaaacTCATTAGAATTTTGAAGTATCTCTCCaagataaaaatggggagtgtAAAATTTCCTTTGGTAGTTCCTTCTCTCCTTTATGTAGTTTTTTATGGCCCCATCTGGTGTATCAAATTGGTGCATAAAATcggaggaattttttttcacattggATTTACtccttttcacctttttgataCCCTCCACCTGATGCTCATCTTCTACATAAggggatgtaaaaaattcatcagACTCGTTTGTCCCCCCAATAATTTCCTTTCTTAAACTTACAGGCGATTCAAAGTCGTATAAATTGTTTCTTCGCACACTGTCTGCTAATTTTAACTTATCCAGACTAAGATACTTGGACTTCCTATCATTAAATGCTTTGGAGTAGGTAGGGAAGTTATTACTGTTCATACTGTCACTCGCGTTGTATGCTTTGTTGTAATAGTACCAGTTGTCCTTCCTATAAGAATCGCTTCCCCTCTCATACGCATCCAGCATCTCTGCAATTAGTGTACTTGGggctttaattttatgtggATTTTCTGTGAGTCTCCGTTCCTTctgcgtcttttttttcgggtGTGCCTTTTCCGTTGCATCCTCTATGGAGAGATCATCCCTCCGGGGGgtctctccccccttttgggagGTTTGCACCGTGCGCCGCTTCCCCACATGGGCATCTTCCACCACGCGGTTGTCTATCGACCCACCTTCCACCACGCGGTTGTCTATCGACCCACCTTCCACCATGCGGTTGTCTATCGACCCACCTTCCACCATACGGTTGTCTATCGGTCCACCTTCCACCATGTGCCTCTCCACATGCCCACCTTCTTCCGCCACCTCGTCCGTCCTCCCAAACAGCGTGGAGCTTGATAAGCCCACATCCGAGGGCTCCTGGACTTTCTTGACATCGTCCAAAATGTCGACCAACAAATAGGTTctcatttccccctttccctTGATAAAGATCTTGCGCTCCTTCCATACCAGGGACGTATCGTCCTCTAGATATTTATACGTATCGTACGAGACATGGATATGGTCCGTAAGCGCAGTGGACTTCATTCTCGATGCCGTGTTCACTGTGTCTCCGAAGAGTGAGTACTGCGGTTTGACCGACCCGATGACGCCACTGATGGCTTTTCCCGTGTGTATGCCGATGCGTAAGCTAATATTCTTGTGGGTGTACTTTTCGTACTGGGCCTCGTCACCACTGTGGATTGGCAGCGTATAACTGCTGCTATGCCCCAGATGGCCACTCCCCAGATGGCCACTCCCCAGTTGGTCACTCCCCAGATGGCCACTCCCCAGATGGCCACTCCCCAGATTGTCACTCCCCACGTGGTTCCTCCCCCCAGCCAGCACCTTATACGAGATGTAATACTTGGCGCTGAGCTGCGCAATGGCTAGCTTGATGGCGCACCTGGTGTCATACTTAATTTTATGTACGCAGTCATTCTGCTTCTCGCTCAGTCCCGAGGCAGCCAAATACGATTCAAACACAGTCTCGATTTTAATgcaattaaaatattttatgcaCTTATCAAAATATAGGTATAATTTGTCCAGAGTTTCTACAAGAGCATGTGGTTGAAGTGTAGAAACCATACTTTGAAAATCATCAatgtcacaaaaaattactgaTATTATTCCTCTATCCTCtccagaaatattttttccaaccaTTATTCCATCCGCCTTGGGATCACTTATGAGTAGATATTCGACCAAAAAGCTGGGGAGCATAGTGTGTAGTATTTCAATCTGCTTGGTTAAATTAACCTTCTGTTTATATCTAAATAGAAACTTCTTCTTAAGGTAATAAATTTCGTAATATTTCATCGAAAGGCAGATAAATGTGAAGCTTAGAGTGCAAATGAGGAAGGTCACTACCTGTTGTTTGCAGAGACATGAGATGTTAACCTCCTCCAAGTGGTGTAAACTCAGATACGGATTTTCACAAAACTTGGTACACATAGAACCCATCATTTTATTCTTATCGTAGTACACCCAGGAAGTTAATATCAACACAAAAGTACATATTATTATCCCTTCTAATATTttgaaggaaagaaaaaagatgtACGAAATGGTAAAGGAGTAGGCTATCAACATATTGATTATGTCGTTGCTTACATTGTCATACAGCTCAAAAATGAATCCAAATATGAGTACCAATTTGccaataaaaaagaagagagtCGAGTTGGACCTATTCCgtaaccttatataaatcATCCACACCGTCGCAAGGAAATAATAcaagattaaaaaatatgtcaaaCCGTTAATCGAAATTCTTACTTTCTTCATATACTTGGAAACAAGTGcttgcacaaaaaatattataaaaaaaataacaaataacACAATTCCTATCGTCCTCAATTTTAGCTTTGTTCTCTTTTCATATGTCTTATATTCCAAGTTTAACTGCTGATTTcgatattttatgtttattccTATAATTCTTCTGAAAGTCTCGTAAatgaatttcttcttcttcgtcctgTTGTAGTAGTACGTGTTGTCGTCTCTTATGCTGTACTGCCTCGGAGTCGGGATAAATTTTGTCAACTTTGCATTCCCTTCCAGGTTGAGTAGACCttgctccttttcctttaGATTACTACTTATGTTACCCTCTGATTTGTGATCCTTTGAGGACCCTTTCTGGTCTCTCTTCAGTATCTTCTCCCGGAAGTAGTCTGTTATGTCAGGGTAAATTCTGCAAAAGTGGGTAGGTGCATCGGAAGGAATGGcggagcgaaaaaaaagaggggcaCCCACACAGGGAAGCTAACTCATCTGTAGCGAACACCACCAAACGTGCGCAAACGTGCGCAAACGTGCGCATACGAACGCACCTGTTGTTGATAAACTTCGCCGCCTTGTcaataaaaaagtttataTACAAAATCGGAAGAAGAGACAGCCAAAAGTATGCGTCCTCCGTGTGGAACAGACTCAACTCACACTTCCCTGTTTTCAAACAGTCAATTAACGTGTACACATTTACGTATATAAATAGGAGGCATATAATAAGAACTGCCAGGATGAAGAAGTACAAGTGCCATGTCCTGGAGAGCAACAAAATCTTCTCcgatgttataaaaaaatttagaataaATATGTGGAAAGTGAATGCTCGATGCGTTATCAGGGGGAATACGTGCATCCTCATGATGTAGTATGAGATCAGCGAAATCAGCATGGCTTCCAGGATcgttaaaattattatcgtGTTGTTTAGGAAGTACTTCCTTCTGGCCTGTTaaacagggggggaggaggaggaggaggaggaggaagaagaagaagaagaagaagaggtggaagatgaagaagaggaagaagaagaaggtgtCATTAATTGGCACTCTTTTTGGTGTGCATATCGCGTACTTCATACTGCTCACAGAGCAAACAACACCGCATACGTGCAGCATGTTCGTTACATGCTCGATGCAACCGTACAAACTGATAGATGTAAGGGACGCTCCTGATAAACTTGTATGGCAAATCTATTTCGTACGCCGAAAATGCTATAATGAgcaaataatgaaaaatggcgAAGGTCGTCTGGGTGTACAAAATGGACGAGGTGGACGACCCGGAGAAAAAGTTATCGAAGTTGTGGAAAAAGTAAAGCGAGACGATCGTGATTTTCAGGTATATTATCCAAAGGAAGGATCGGCTGCAGGGTGGAAAGAAAGGTATGCAGTGCCGCGAAGGGGtaggaacgaaaaaaaaggtggcacCATGACATTAGCACACTCAAATGAGCCCTTAGATAAATCCGCTCATAGTCCCCTCTCTTTTGCTGGTGCAGAGAACTCTCTCCGTTACTACCTCAGggaaaatttgttcatccgTCCTAGGATAAGCAGGTCGATAATGTACCTAAACTCCTGCAGCACGTAATCCGATATGCTATACAGCACATTGACCTGCTCGTTCAAACTTAGACACACACTGATTGTAGTATTCTTCAGTAGATAGGCGTCATTTAGGGTCGATCCCACCCCTAGGATGGTCAATCTGGGGGTGGTTAGGGAgagtactttttttataattttcccCTTGGTCTCATTATCCATcttgcaaaataaaacgacCGTAGCTCGCATGGCTATGCAAAGGAATATTTTCTGCAGTATAGTATAGTTAATTGGTGAGGGGACAGCGAATAAGTGTGGAACACTCGTCGTGCATGAACACGTATGGGGgaatttcccccattttagaTCACCCACGCCATCATTAAGGAGATGCACAGGGCGTGTGCGCGTCATGTGTAGACGGACTCAC
The window above is part of the Plasmodium cynomolgi strain B DNA, chromosome 11, whole genome shotgun sequence genome. Proteins encoded here:
- a CDS encoding guanylyl cyclase (putative), which encodes MDNETKGKIIKKVLSLTTPRLTILGVGSTLNDAYLLKNTTISVCLSLNEQVNVLYSISDYVLQEFRYIIDLLILGRMNKFSLSRSFLWIIYLKITIVSLYFFHNFDNFFSGSSTSSILYTQTTFAIFHYLLIIAFSAYEIDLPYKFIRSVPYIYQFARRKYFLNNTIIILTILEAMLISLISYYIMRMHVFPLITHRAFTFHIFILNFFITSEKILLLSRTWHLYFFILAVLIICLLFIYVNVYTLIDCLKTGKCELSLFHTEDAYFWLSLLPILYINFFIDKAAKFINNRIYPDITDYFREKILKRDQKGSSKDHKSEGNISSNLKEKEQGLLNLEGNAKLTKFIPTPRQYSIRDDNTYYYNRTKKKKFIYETFRRIIGINIKYRNQQLNLEYKTYEKRTKLKLRTIGIVLFVIFFIIFFVQALVSKYMKKVRISINGLTYFLILYYFLATVWMIYIRLRNRSNSTLFFFIGKLVLIFGFIFELYDNVSNDIINMLIAYSFTISYIFFLSFKILEGIIICTFVLILTSWVYYDKNKMMGSMCTKFCENPYLSLHHLEEVNISCLCKQQVVTFLICTLSFTFICLSMKYYEIYYLKKKFLFRYKQKVNLTKQIEILHTMLPSFLVEYLLISDPKADGIMVGKNISGEDRGIISVIFCDIDDFQSMVSTLQPHALVETLDKLYLYFDKCIKYFNCIKIETVFESYLAASGLSEKQNDCVHKIKYDTRCAIKLAIAQLSAKYYISYKVLAGGRNHVGSDNLGSGHLGSGHLGSDQLGSGHLGSGHLGHSSSYTLPIHSGDEAQYEKYTHKNISLRIGIHTGKAISGVIGSVKPQYSLFGDTVNTASRMKSTALTDHIHVSYDTYKYLEDDTSLVWKERKIFIKGKGEMRTYLLVDILDDVKKVQEPSDVGLSSSTLFGRTDEVAEEGGHVERHMVEGGPIDNRMVEGGSIDNRMVEGGSIDNRVVEGGSIDNRVVEDAHVGKRRTVQTSQKGGETPRRDDLSIEDATEKAHPKKKTQKERRLTENPHKIKAPSTLIAEMLDAYERGSDSYRKDNWYYYNKAYNASDSMNSNNFPTYSKAFNDRKSKYLSLDKLKLADSVRRNNLYDFESPVSLRKEIIGGTNESDEFFTSPYVEDEHQVEGIKKVKRSKSNVKKNSSDFMHQFDTPDGAIKNYIKERRNYQRKFYTPHFYLGEILQNSNEFKKEERKRKGKREEQASRRKVTHEEGVSYNFVNGSFSSNWEYSTESEFYLYDEKLRQSKGYINFDDLFTKIYRKKKNILQGDIQHIPRQGFLFPKNKATKGKKKKKKN